In Columba livia isolate bColLiv1 breed racing homer chromosome 25, bColLiv1.pat.W.v2, whole genome shotgun sequence, the following proteins share a genomic window:
- the ANXA4 gene encoding annexin A4, whose protein sequence is MATIKGVSSFSAEQEAQALRKAMKGFGTDEDAIIEVLTKLNVSQRQQVLITYKSSIGRDLIDDLKSELSGNFERVIIGLMTPTTMYDVHELRRAVKGAGTDEGCLIEILASRTNEEIRRINENYKLQYGCTLEEDIVSDTSSMFRRVLVSLATGNRDEGTYVDGALAQQDAQCLYEAGEKKWGTDEVQFMTILCTRNRFHLLRVFDAYREIANKDITESIKSEMSGDLEDALLAVVKCMRNKPAYFAERLYKSMKGLGTDDNTLIRVMVSRCEIDMLEIRREFLSMYGKSLYSFIKGDCSGDYRKVLLRLCGGED, encoded by the exons ATG GCGACAATCAAGGGGGTCTCAAGCTTCAGTGCTGAGCAGGAAGCACAGGCGCTAAGGAAGGCTATGAAGGGATTTG GCACAGATGAAGATGCCATCATCGAGGTCTTGACCAAACTAAACGTTTCCCAACGTCAGCAAGTTCTGATCACCTATAAAAGCAGCATTGGTAGG GATTTGATTGATGACTTGAAGTCTGAGCTGAGTGGGAATTTTGAAAGGGTGATCATAGGTCTGATGACTCCTACCACCATGTACGACGTGCACGAACTGAGGAGGGCTGTGAAG GGTGCAGGAACAGATGAAGGTTGCCTGATTGAAATTCTGGCTTCTCGCACAAACGAAGAGATTCGTCGCATCAATGAGAACTACAAACTTC AATACGGCTGTACCCTCGAGGAGGACATTGTCTCTGACACATCTTCCATGTTCCGAAGAGTTCTCGTGTCCCTCGCCACG GGAAACAGAGATGAGGGAACATATGTGGATGGTGCCCTCGCTCAACAAGATGCTCAG TGCCTGTATGAAGCTGGGGAGAAGAAATGGGGAACAGATGAGGTTCAATTTATGACCATCCTCTGTACACGGAACAGATTCCACCTATTAAGAG TTTTCGATGCCTACAGAGAGATTGCTAATAAGGACATAACAGAGAGCATTAAATCTGAGATGTCAGGAGACCTCGAGGATGCTCTGTTAGCCGTGG TGAAGTGCATGCGAAATAAACCTGCGTATTTTGCTGAAAGATTGTATAAATCCATGAAG GGCTTGGGAACAGATGACAACACGCTGATCCGGGTGATGGTGTCCCGCTGTGAAATAGATATGCTGGAGATCAGAAGGGAATTCCTGAGCATGTATGGGAAATCGCTCTACTCCTTCATTAAG gGGGACTGCTCAGGAGACTATAGGAAAGTTCTGCTCAGACTCTGTGGCGGGGAGGATTAA